A section of the Pseudomonas sp. Q1-7 genome encodes:
- a CDS encoding aldehyde dehydrogenase family protein, with protein MSKVEILPQVAAFLERRHGCFIDGQWVLPEGPTTPVLNPATGETIAAVPDVPLVYLEQAVQSAHKAFKSRVWSGLRPADRERILLRFTALVEAHAEELAQLETLSQGKSINISRMLDVGATVEFMRYMSGWATKIEGQTLDVSIPIPPGSRFTAFARREPVGVVAGIVPWNFPLMITTWKLMPALACGCTVVIKPASETPLTALRLAELAVEAGIPAGVFNVITGGGSTVGNALASHPLISKVSFTGSTAVGKSVGVACMQHMTRFALELGGKNPMILLEDADVEKAMQGALLGGLLNNGQVCAAASRFYVHQSIYEQFVEGLAAAVKGLSIGPGMDQEAAINPLVSFKQQQNVLRHIDLARQEGARVVAGGERLDGDGFFVQPTVLADVNHAMTVAREEVFGPVLSVIPFTDEDAMIELANDSPYGLAASLWTNDLSKAMNLVPRIEAGTVWVNAHVLLDPNMPFGGVKQSGMGREFGRAVIEAYTELKSVCIAH; from the coding sequence TCCTGGAGCGCCGCCACGGCTGCTTTATCGATGGCCAGTGGGTGCTGCCGGAAGGTCCGACGACCCCGGTGCTGAACCCCGCCACGGGGGAAACCATCGCCGCGGTGCCGGACGTGCCGCTGGTGTACCTGGAGCAGGCCGTGCAGTCGGCCCACAAGGCGTTCAAGTCCCGCGTCTGGTCCGGCCTGCGTCCGGCCGACCGCGAGCGCATCCTGCTGCGCTTCACCGCCCTGGTGGAAGCGCACGCCGAAGAGCTGGCCCAGTTGGAAACCCTGAGCCAGGGCAAGTCCATCAACATCTCGCGCATGCTGGATGTGGGCGCCACGGTCGAGTTCATGCGCTACATGTCCGGCTGGGCCACCAAGATCGAAGGCCAGACCCTGGACGTGTCCATCCCGATCCCGCCGGGCTCGCGTTTCACGGCTTTCGCCCGTCGTGAGCCGGTGGGCGTGGTGGCCGGCATCGTGCCGTGGAACTTCCCGCTGATGATCACCACCTGGAAGCTGATGCCGGCCCTGGCCTGCGGCTGCACCGTGGTCATCAAGCCCGCCAGCGAAACCCCGCTGACCGCCCTGCGCCTGGCCGAGCTGGCCGTCGAGGCGGGCATCCCGGCCGGCGTGTTCAACGTCATCACCGGCGGCGGCAGCACCGTCGGCAACGCCCTGGCTTCGCACCCACTGATCAGCAAGGTGTCCTTCACCGGCTCCACCGCGGTGGGCAAGAGCGTCGGCGTGGCCTGCATGCAACACATGACCCGCTTCGCCCTGGAGCTGGGTGGCAAGAACCCGATGATCCTGCTGGAAGACGCCGACGTGGAGAAGGCGATGCAGGGTGCGCTGCTCGGCGGCCTGCTGAACAACGGCCAGGTCTGCGCCGCAGCCTCGCGCTTCTATGTGCACCAGTCCATCTACGAGCAGTTCGTCGAGGGCCTGGCCGCGGCGGTGAAGGGGCTGTCCATCGGCCCGGGCATGGACCAGGAAGCGGCGATCAACCCGCTGGTGTCGTTCAAGCAGCAGCAGAACGTGCTCAGGCACATCGACCTGGCCCGCCAGGAAGGCGCCCGCGTGGTGGCCGGTGGCGAGCGCCTGGACGGCGACGGCTTCTTCGTCCAGCCCACTGTGCTGGCGGATGTGAACCACGCGATGACCGTGGCCCGCGAAGAGGTGTTCGGTCCGGTGCTGTCGGTGATTCCCTTCACCGACGAAGACGCCATGATCGAACTGGCCAACGACAGTCCCTACGGCCTGGCCGCCAGCCTCTGGACCAACGACCTGTCCAAGGCGATGAACCTGGTGCCGCGCATCGAGGCCGGCACCGTCTGGGTCAACGCCCACGTGCTGCTGGACCCGAACATGCCGTTCGGCGGCGTCAAGCAATCCGGCATGGGCCGCGAGTTCGGCCGCGCCGTGATCGAGGCCTATACCGAGCTGAAGTCGGTGTGCATCGCCCACTGA
- a CDS encoding glutamine synthetase family protein: MSEPLLSFDELKKAVASGEIDTVLACMVDMQGRLVGKRFQAEFFVDSAFEETHCCNYLLADDIDMEPVPGYAAASWSKGYGDFVLKPDMGTLRRVPWLECTALVLCDVLDHHHREDLPHSPRAILRKQVARLAERGYVGMFASELEFYLFDESYEAIHRRNYSHPKTASHYIEDYSILQTTREEPVLRAIRKHLQACGVPVENSKGEWGPGQEEINVRYADALTMADRHVLIKHACKEIAHQQGKSITFMAKWRYDLAGSSCHVHSSLWDKRGKKPLFFDGRNEFGMSKLMRGWVAGQLSYASEITYFLAPYINSYKRFQAGTFAPTRAVWSRDNRTAGFRLCAEGSKSVRIECRIGGADLNPYLAFAALIAAGLAGIDEQLELGKPFEGDAYIDDQLPEVDKTLRDATAALKGSVMLRKAFGDEVVDHYVHTAEWEQKEYDRRITDWELQRGFERY; encoded by the coding sequence ATGAGCGAACCCCTCCTCAGCTTCGACGAACTCAAGAAGGCCGTTGCCAGCGGCGAGATCGATACGGTGCTGGCCTGCATGGTGGACATGCAGGGGCGATTGGTGGGCAAGCGGTTCCAGGCCGAGTTCTTCGTCGACAGCGCCTTCGAGGAAACCCACTGCTGCAACTACCTGCTGGCCGACGACATCGACATGGAGCCGGTGCCGGGCTACGCCGCCGCCAGCTGGAGCAAGGGTTACGGCGACTTCGTGCTGAAACCGGACATGGGCACCCTGCGTCGGGTGCCCTGGCTGGAATGCACGGCCCTGGTGCTCTGCGATGTGCTCGACCATCACCACCGCGAAGACCTGCCCCACAGCCCGCGGGCCATTCTCCGCAAGCAGGTGGCGCGGCTGGCCGAACGCGGCTATGTCGGCATGTTCGCCTCGGAGCTGGAGTTCTACCTCTTCGACGAGAGCTACGAGGCCATCCACCGGCGCAACTACAGCCATCCGAAGACCGCGTCGCACTACATCGAGGACTACAGCATCCTCCAGACCACCCGCGAGGAGCCGGTGCTGCGCGCCATCCGCAAGCACCTGCAGGCCTGCGGCGTGCCGGTGGAGAATTCGAAAGGGGAGTGGGGACCGGGGCAGGAGGAGATCAACGTCCGCTACGCCGACGCGCTGACCATGGCCGACCGCCATGTACTGATCAAGCACGCCTGCAAGGAGATTGCCCACCAGCAGGGCAAGTCCATCACCTTCATGGCCAAGTGGCGCTACGACCTGGCCGGCTCCAGCTGCCATGTGCACAGCTCGCTGTGGGACAAGCGCGGTAAAAAGCCGCTGTTCTTCGACGGCCGGAACGAGTTCGGCATGTCGAAGCTGATGCGCGGCTGGGTCGCCGGCCAGCTCAGCTACGCCAGCGAGATCACCTATTTCCTCGCGCCCTACATCAACTCCTACAAGCGCTTCCAGGCCGGCACCTTCGCCCCGACGCGAGCGGTATGGAGCCGCGACAACCGCACCGCCGGCTTCCGCCTCTGCGCCGAGGGCAGCAAGTCGGTACGCATCGAGTGCCGCATCGGTGGCGCTGACCTGAATCCCTACCTGGCTTTCGCCGCGTTGATCGCCGCAGGGTTGGCCGGCATCGATGAGCAGCTCGAACTGGGCAAGCCGTTCGAAGGCGATGCCTACATCGACGATCAGTTGCCAGAGGTGGACAAGACCCTGCGCGACGCCACCGCCGCCCTCAAGGGCTCAGTCATGTTGCGCAAGGCCTTCGGCGACGAGGTGGTCGATCACTACGTGCACACCGCCGAGTGGGAGCAGAAGGAATACGACCGGCGCATCACCGACTGGGAGTTGCAGCGCGGTTTCGAGCGCTATTGA
- a CDS encoding aldehyde dehydrogenase family protein, protein MLLDLPVLPQTRAFLNRPLKMLVGSEWQDAASGATMRFRNPATGEVLGEVPSATADDVDRAVQAARQAFDDSAWSRMRPRERQNLLWRLADLMERDAQELAELECLNNGKSAAVAQVMDVQLAIDFLRYMAGWATKIEGTTVDPSLPLMPNDQFHGYIRREAVGVVGAIVAWNFPLLLACWKLGPALATGCTLVLKPADETPLTALKLAELVLEAGYPAGVFNVVTGTGLNAGVALTRHPGVDKLTFTGSTEVGKQIGKAAMDNMTRVTLELGGKSPTIVMPDANLQEAAAGAATAIFFNQGQVCCAGSRLYVHRKHFDNVVADIAGIANGMKLGNGLDPSVQMGPLISAKQQDRVTGYIELGRELGATIACGGEGFGPGYFVKPTVIVDVDQRHRLVQEEIFGPVLVAMPFDDLDEAVRLANDNPYGLGASIWSNDLSAVHRMVPRIKSGSVWVNCHSALDPALPFGGYKLSGVGREMGAAAIEHYTELKSVLIKL, encoded by the coding sequence ATGCTCCTCGATCTGCCCGTCCTTCCCCAGACCCGCGCCTTCCTCAATCGCCCGCTGAAGATGCTGGTCGGCTCCGAATGGCAGGACGCCGCCAGCGGCGCCACCATGAGATTCCGCAACCCGGCCACCGGTGAAGTCCTCGGCGAGGTGCCCTCCGCCACGGCCGATGACGTGGACCGTGCCGTGCAGGCGGCCCGCCAGGCCTTCGACGACTCGGCCTGGAGCCGCATGCGTCCGCGCGAACGGCAGAACCTGCTGTGGCGCCTGGCCGACCTGATGGAGCGCGACGCCCAGGAACTGGCCGAGCTGGAATGCCTGAACAACGGCAAGAGCGCCGCCGTGGCCCAGGTGATGGACGTGCAACTGGCCATCGACTTCCTTCGCTACATGGCCGGCTGGGCCACCAAAATCGAAGGGACCACGGTCGATCCGTCCCTGCCGCTGATGCCCAATGACCAGTTCCACGGCTACATCCGCCGCGAGGCGGTGGGCGTGGTCGGCGCCATCGTCGCCTGGAACTTCCCCCTGTTGCTGGCCTGCTGGAAGCTCGGCCCGGCCCTGGCCACCGGCTGCACCCTGGTGCTGAAGCCCGCCGACGAAACCCCGCTGACCGCCCTCAAGCTGGCCGAGTTGGTGCTGGAGGCAGGCTACCCGGCTGGGGTGTTCAACGTGGTCACCGGCACCGGCCTCAATGCCGGCGTCGCCCTCACCCGCCACCCCGGCGTGGACAAGCTGACCTTCACCGGCTCCACCGAGGTCGGCAAACAGATCGGCAAGGCGGCCATGGACAACATGACCCGCGTGACCCTGGAACTGGGTGGCAAGTCGCCGACCATCGTCATGCCCGACGCCAACCTGCAGGAAGCCGCCGCCGGCGCCGCCACCGCGATCTTCTTCAACCAGGGCCAGGTCTGCTGCGCCGGCTCGCGTCTCTACGTGCACCGCAAGCATTTCGACAACGTGGTTGCCGACATCGCCGGCATCGCCAACGGCATGAAACTGGGCAACGGCCTGGACCCCAGCGTACAGATGGGCCCGCTGATCTCCGCCAAGCAGCAGGACCGCGTCACCGGCTACATCGAACTGGGCCGCGAACTGGGCGCCACCATCGCCTGCGGCGGCGAAGGCTTCGGTCCCGGCTACTTCGTCAAGCCGACGGTGATCGTCGACGTCGACCAAAGACACCGCCTGGTGCAGGAAGAAATCTTCGGCCCGGTGCTGGTGGCCATGCCCTTCGACGACCTCGACGAGGCGGTGCGCCTGGCCAACGACAACCCCTACGGCCTGGGCGCCAGCATCTGGTCCAACGACCTCTCGGCGGTGCACCGCATGGTGCCGCGCATCAAGTCCGGCTCGGTGTGGGTCAACTGCCACAGCGCCCTCGACCCGGCCCTGCCCTTCGGCGGCTACAAGCTCTCCGGCGTCGGTCGCGAGATGGGCGCGGCAGCCATCGAACATTACACCGAGCTGAAGTCGGTGCTGATCAAGCTCTGA
- the dkgB gene encoding 2,5-didehydrogluconate reductase DkgB, with protein sequence MRVPPFGVGTFRLTGQTVIDSLRHALDLGYRAVDTAQIYGNEAEIGQAIAESGIERSELFITTKIWTDNYARNKLVPSLRESLKKLRTEYVDLTLIHWPAPGNGVELAEYMAALAEAKALGLTRQIGLSNFNIELTRQAIAAVGKGEIATNQIELSPYLQSRKLVAFLEEQGIAVTSYMTLAYGKVLQDPELAQIADKHQATIAQVALAWALQLGHAVIPSSTRRENLASNLLARELRLDADDMARIARLERNGREVDPKGLSPRWD encoded by the coding sequence ATGCGTGTTCCTCCCTTCGGCGTCGGCACCTTCCGGCTGACCGGCCAGACTGTCATTGATTCGCTGCGTCATGCACTGGACCTCGGCTACCGCGCGGTCGATACCGCTCAGATCTACGGCAATGAGGCCGAGATCGGCCAAGCCATCGCCGAGAGCGGCATCGAACGTTCCGAGCTGTTCATCACCACCAAGATCTGGACGGACAACTACGCCCGGAACAAGCTGGTTCCCAGCCTGCGCGAGAGCCTGAAGAAGCTGCGCACCGAGTACGTGGACCTGACGCTGATCCACTGGCCGGCGCCGGGCAACGGCGTCGAGCTGGCCGAATACATGGCCGCGCTGGCCGAAGCCAAGGCGCTGGGCCTGACCCGCCAGATCGGTCTCTCCAACTTCAATATCGAACTGACCAGGCAGGCCATCGCCGCGGTCGGCAAGGGCGAGATCGCCACCAACCAGATCGAACTCAGCCCCTACTTGCAGAGCCGCAAACTGGTTGCCTTCCTGGAAGAACAGGGCATCGCCGTCACCTCCTATATGACCCTGGCCTACGGCAAGGTCCTCCAGGACCCGGAGCTGGCGCAGATCGCCGACAAGCACCAGGCCACCATCGCCCAGGTGGCGCTGGCCTGGGCGCTGCAACTGGGCCACGCAGTGATTCCCTCCTCGACCAGGCGCGAGAACCTGGCCAGCAACCTGCTGGCCCGCGAACTGCGCCTGGACGCCGACGACATGGCCAGGATCGCGCGGCTGGAACGCAACGGGCGCGAGGTCGACCCCAAGGGCCTGTCCCCCCGCTGGGATTGA
- a CDS encoding cyclase family protein, with protein sequence MKTFSRFALAALLPLAMQAASASGWYPSAYGPEDEIGAANLLTPDVVRQAVGLVKVGKTYPLAVPVDKNLPAFRHRSFRLYNVQVGQQAGKSLGPNKFTFNDELVNAWTGVGTQLNGIGHIGIDNLYYNGNRAADFVTVDGVTRLGVEKVPPMVTRGVVLDMTAHYGKAIVPGGTEFSVADIQAVLKKQGLALRKGDVVLFNTGWLELIGKDNEQFLGVEPGIGMEAAKWLADQGIVAFGGDTWASEVYPNPQGKDEFPVNQYMLAKRGIYNLELIDSRALVRDQAWEFLFVLGQPLYVGSTQVNVNPVAIR encoded by the coding sequence ATGAAGACCTTTTCGAGATTCGCCCTGGCGGCCCTGCTGCCGCTTGCCATGCAGGCCGCTTCAGCGTCCGGCTGGTATCCCTCCGCCTACGGTCCGGAGGATGAGATCGGCGCCGCCAACCTGCTGACCCCGGATGTGGTTAGGCAGGCGGTCGGACTGGTCAAGGTGGGTAAGACGTATCCGCTGGCCGTACCCGTGGACAAGAACCTTCCAGCGTTCCGCCATCGCAGCTTCCGCCTGTACAACGTGCAGGTCGGGCAGCAGGCCGGCAAGTCGCTGGGGCCTAACAAGTTCACGTTCAACGATGAACTGGTGAACGCCTGGACCGGCGTTGGCACCCAGCTCAATGGGATCGGCCACATCGGCATCGACAACCTCTACTACAACGGCAACAGGGCCGCCGATTTCGTGACCGTCGATGGCGTCACCCGGCTCGGCGTCGAGAAAGTACCGCCGATGGTGACGCGTGGAGTGGTGCTGGACATGACCGCGCACTACGGCAAGGCCATCGTCCCGGGCGGCACGGAGTTCAGCGTGGCCGACATCCAGGCGGTGCTGAAGAAGCAAGGTCTGGCCTTGCGCAAGGGGGATGTGGTGCTGTTCAACACCGGCTGGCTGGAGCTGATCGGCAAGGACAACGAGCAATTCCTCGGCGTGGAACCGGGCATCGGGATGGAGGCCGCGAAGTGGCTGGCCGACCAGGGCATCGTCGCCTTCGGCGGTGACACCTGGGCCTCGGAGGTTTATCCGAACCCGCAGGGCAAGGACGAGTTCCCGGTCAACCAGTACATGCTCGCCAAGCGCGGCATCTACAACCTGGAACTGATCGACAGCCGTGCGCTGGTGCGCGACCAGGCCTGGGAGTTCCTGTTCGTGCTCGGCCAACCGCTGTACGTCGGCTCCACCCAGGTCAACGTCAACCCGGTCGCCATCCGCTGA